One window of the Wolbachia endosymbiont of Ctenocephalides felis wCfeJ genome contains the following:
- the secA gene encoding preprotein translocase subunit SecA: MSDSTLVLTVVLIFFIFTLSFFFIRKIFGSTNKKIIKSFRKIVQQINTLETEMQSLSDEELAGKTREFKRELKNGKTLNDLLVPAFAVVREASRRFLNMRHFDVQLIGGMVLHNGMISEMKTGEGKTLVATLAAYLNSLEGKGVHVVTVNDYLAKRDTEWMSKLYNSLGVSVAFITNNLTDEERKEAYSADIVYSTNNELAFDYLRDNMKFSQEDMVQRGFNYAIVDEVDSILIDEARTPLIISGPVEENNQIYKHINKIVTKLVDSDYEVDEKGRAVFLTEDGISRVEALLRSYNLIPENSSLYDTGNMIMTHYIDQALRAHKLFTADKDYIVKDGKVIIIDEFTGRMMDGRRYSDGLHQALEAKENLEIQHENQTLASVTFQNYFRMYNKLSGMTGTAATEAEEFRDIYRLNVVKVPTNVPVKRIDVDDEIYGTEKEKFHAVLKFIEECHKRLQPVLVGTVSIENSEKLSALLRSHSLKHSVLNARYHEQEAYIIAQAGVPGSITIATNMAGRGTDIQLGGNAEMIAKVELNKVKNADEREKKYQEIIERVKKDKEIAIKAGGLCVVGTERHESRRIDDQLRGRSGRQGDPGLSKFFLSLEDDLMRIFGSDRMRSFLQRVGLKNNEAIHHPWINKALEKAQKKVEARNYDVRKSLLKFDDVINNQRRVIFKQRNHILGNEVNDLFGVYSGVNEGVIENIVRSGYYEDYVDDIVKEFHMRYGITLNKEDLAKFLNKQEALGYMNGKTKEFFTDKEKYFNSQQTTDLWNTVVKQVMIMTLDHLWREHLSILESLRQSISLRAMGQKDPLNEFKREAFLMFESMLEKWKELTIHRLVHFKLADHQEIGSRLNPAKKNNFSKISRNDKCPCNSGKKYKHCHGAVTVVN; encoded by the coding sequence ATGTCAGATTCTACGTTAGTTTTAACAGTTGTTCTTATATTCTTCATTTTTACGTTGTCATTCTTTTTTATAAGAAAGATATTTGGGTCAACAAACAAAAAGATAATAAAGTCCTTCAGAAAAATTGTTCAGCAAATAAATACATTAGAAACAGAAATGCAGAGCTTATCTGATGAGGAGCTTGCTGGTAAAACTCGAGAATTCAAACGAGAATTGAAAAATGGAAAAACGTTAAATGATCTTCTCGTCCCTGCATTTGCGGTTGTGCGCGAAGCCTCTCGACGATTCCTTAATATGAGACATTTTGATGTTCAGCTAATTGGTGGAATGGTGCTGCATAATGGCATGATATCAGAAATGAAAACAGGTGAGGGAAAGACACTCGTTGCAACTTTAGCTGCATACCTTAATTCTTTAGAAGGGAAAGGCGTACACGTCGTAACTGTTAACGATTATCTTGCAAAACGAGACACAGAGTGGATGAGCAAATTATATAATTCTCTTGGAGTTTCTGTTGCATTCATTACAAATAATTTGACAGATGAAGAAAGAAAAGAGGCTTATAGTGCAGATATTGTATATTCAACAAACAACGAACTTGCCTTTGATTACCTGCGGGACAATATGAAATTTTCTCAAGAGGATATGGTACAAAGAGGTTTCAATTATGCGATAGTAGATGAAGTAGACTCCATACTCATTGACGAAGCGCGGACTCCGCTTATTATTTCCGGTCCAGTTGAGGAAAACAATCAGATATATAAGCACATAAACAAAATAGTAACCAAATTAGTTGATTCTGATTATGAGGTGGATGAAAAAGGTAGGGCGGTGTTCCTCACTGAAGATGGCATTTCGCGAGTGGAGGCATTACTTAGGTCATATAATCTCATTCCTGAAAATTCCTCGCTTTATGATACTGGTAACATGATAATGACTCACTACATAGACCAGGCATTGCGTGCACATAAGCTGTTTACTGCTGATAAAGATTATATAGTAAAGGATGGCAAGGTAATAATTATCGATGAGTTTACTGGTCGTATGATGGATGGCAGGAGATATTCCGATGGTCTTCATCAAGCACTTGAAGCGAAGGAGAATCTTGAAATTCAGCATGAAAACCAAACTTTGGCGTCGGTCACATTTCAGAATTACTTTCGTATGTATAACAAACTTTCTGGTATGACGGGGACAGCAGCAACAGAGGCGGAGGAGTTTCGCGATATATATAGATTGAATGTAGTGAAAGTTCCAACTAATGTGCCTGTGAAGAGAATAGATGTTGATGATGAAATTTACGGCACAGAAAAGGAAAAGTTTCATGCTGTGCTGAAGTTTATAGAAGAATGCCACAAACGCCTTCAACCAGTTCTTGTTGGCACAGTTAGTATTGAAAACTCTGAAAAACTTTCTGCGCTTTTGCGAAGCCATTCTCTTAAGCACTCAGTGCTGAACGCTCGTTATCACGAGCAAGAGGCGTATATAATAGCGCAAGCTGGAGTGCCAGGCAGCATTACTATAGCAACTAACATGGCAGGACGCGGAACTGATATTCAGCTTGGTGGTAATGCTGAAATGATAGCAAAAGTGGAGCTAAATAAGGTAAAAAATGCTGATGAAAGAGAAAAAAAATACCAAGAAATAATCGAAAGAGTAAAAAAAGATAAGGAAATTGCTATAAAAGCTGGCGGTTTATGTGTGGTTGGAACCGAAAGACATGAAAGCAGGAGAATAGATGATCAATTACGTGGTCGCTCCGGTCGTCAGGGTGATCCTGGACTTTCTAAGTTCTTTTTGTCGCTTGAAGATGATTTAATGAGAATATTTGGCTCTGATAGAATGAGAAGTTTTTTGCAAAGAGTGGGGCTAAAGAACAACGAAGCTATTCATCATCCATGGATCAATAAGGCACTTGAGAAAGCGCAGAAGAAAGTTGAAGCTCGAAACTATGACGTGCGGAAATCTCTGCTTAAGTTTGATGACGTAATCAACAACCAACGCAGAGTTATTTTTAAGCAGAGAAATCATATTTTAGGCAATGAAGTCAATGATCTGTTTGGAGTGTATAGTGGAGTAAATGAGGGTGTAATAGAAAACATAGTGCGAAGTGGTTATTATGAGGATTATGTTGACGATATTGTCAAAGAATTTCATATGAGATATGGAATCACTCTTAACAAAGAGGACTTGGCAAAGTTCTTAAATAAACAAGAAGCTTTGGGCTATATGAATGGTAAAACAAAAGAATTCTTTACTGATAAGGAAAAATATTTCAATAGTCAGCAAACCACGGATTTGTGGAATACGGTAGTCAAGCAAGTGATGATCATGACTCTCGATCATTTATGGAGAGAACACCTTTCGATTCTAGAGAGTCTAAGACAAAGCATAAGTTTGCGTGCTATGGGGCAAAAAGACCCACTAAATGAATTTAAACGTGAAGCTTTTTTGATGTTTGAGTCGATGCTTGAAAAGTGGAAGGAGCTTACCATTCATCGCCTAGTACACTTTAAGCTTGCAGATCACCAAGAAATAGGTAGCAGGTTGAATCCTGCTAAAAAGAACAATTTCTCTAAAATTTCAAGAAATGACAAATGCCCTTGCAACTCTGGGAAAAAATACAAACACTGCCACGGTGCGGTTACTGTGGTGAATTAG
- the mutS gene encoding DNA mismatch repair protein MutS, translating to MNFVREKNTPVMEQYLNLKAQYKDHLLFYRLGDFYELFFDDAVKAAKLLNIVLTKRGNSCGQDIPMCGVPAHSSESYLHKLIDLGFKVAICDQLETADEAKRRGYKSIVKRDIVRIITPGTIIEDSLLEDKSNNYLASIAKQDGEYAIGWLELSTGKFFHTLTNLKALDSDLLRISPKELLISEKLAEDEKIRSILKNYKISITQHAQSFFEYNKSHRTLCEFYKIRELGVIGNFSKVEIIACGVLLEYVRVTQRGSIPRLELPKPYRQQSFMLIDASARRNLELFSTQFGEKKGSLISVIDHTVTASGGRLLKQMLASPLACPKAINLRLGTVEFFVNSYEARKKIREILSNIPDIERSLSRLMLGRGSPKDMNLLKIGLGKTLELSEFLSKLDPLHDYHLSEKSVVDLQMSFQCLTAESKGKEPVSTAQITSSDESELSTIHKSLGNHEELFELLNEAVLDNNLSSAKEGGFINPQHNQELSELSYVLSNSNKLITKLRESYRDLTGIAALKILHNNILGYYIEVSANHKLTSDIFIHRQSLANSMRYTTNELKELENKILTARDAVISLEMKIFSELCGKIAKESEKIALAVNALAKLDIRTAFAELAVQNNYVKPIVDNSKEFNICSGRHPVVEVNDKFIANNINLAGIHLITGPNMAGKSTFLRQNALIAILAHMGSFVPADSAHIGVIDKIFSRVGATDNITAGYSTFMVEMIETATIINQATDRSLVILDEIGRGTGVYDGLSIAQAVIEHIHNVNKCRAIFATHYHELTKVSKYLKNVKCFCVKIKEWNGEVIFLHEVVEGVADESYGIHVAKLAGFPDSVLERASEVFEKLKA from the coding sequence ATGAACTTCGTAAGAGAAAAAAACACTCCTGTGATGGAGCAATATTTAAATCTGAAAGCCCAATATAAGGATCATCTGTTGTTTTATAGGCTGGGAGATTTTTATGAATTGTTTTTCGATGATGCCGTTAAAGCTGCAAAGCTGCTGAATATAGTGCTCACTAAGAGAGGTAATTCATGTGGGCAAGACATACCAATGTGTGGAGTACCAGCACACAGTAGTGAATCTTACCTGCACAAACTAATCGATTTAGGGTTCAAAGTAGCAATTTGTGACCAACTAGAAACTGCTGATGAAGCAAAAAGGAGAGGCTATAAATCCATAGTAAAGCGCGATATAGTGCGAATTATAACTCCAGGCACAATTATCGAAGACTCTCTGCTGGAGGATAAAAGCAATAATTACCTTGCGTCCATAGCTAAGCAAGATGGAGAGTATGCTATTGGCTGGCTTGAGCTATCAACGGGAAAATTTTTCCACACTTTAACGAATTTGAAAGCCCTAGATAGCGATTTATTGCGTATATCACCAAAAGAATTATTAATTTCTGAGAAGCTAGCTGAGGATGAAAAAATCAGGTCAATTTTAAAAAATTATAAAATATCGATTACGCAGCATGCCCAAAGTTTTTTTGAGTATAACAAGTCTCACAGAACGCTGTGCGAATTTTACAAAATCAGAGAGCTTGGAGTTATAGGAAACTTCAGCAAAGTAGAGATTATAGCATGCGGTGTGCTGCTTGAATATGTCAGAGTAACGCAAAGGGGTTCCATTCCAAGGCTTGAGCTGCCAAAGCCCTACAGGCAACAAAGTTTCATGCTTATCGATGCTTCAGCAAGAAGAAATCTTGAGTTGTTTTCGACTCAATTTGGCGAAAAAAAAGGTTCACTGATTTCAGTTATTGATCACACAGTGACTGCTTCTGGCGGACGTCTGCTCAAACAAATGCTCGCTTCACCACTTGCTTGTCCTAAGGCGATTAACTTAAGACTTGGCACCGTTGAATTTTTTGTAAATAGCTATGAAGCACGCAAAAAAATACGGGAGATATTATCTAACATTCCAGATATTGAAAGGTCACTATCACGTTTAATGTTAGGGCGTGGCTCACCAAAGGACATGAACCTACTAAAAATAGGCCTTGGGAAAACATTAGAGTTGTCCGAGTTTCTATCCAAGCTAGATCCCTTACATGATTATCACTTAAGTGAAAAATCAGTAGTTGACCTTCAGATGTCATTCCAGTGCTTGACAGCAGAATCAAAGGGAAAAGAGCCAGTGTCTACTGCTCAGATAACAAGCAGTGACGAGAGTGAACTTAGCACAATACATAAAAGCCTTGGCAATCACGAGGAACTGTTTGAGCTTCTAAACGAAGCTGTACTTGACAATAACCTAAGTTCCGCAAAAGAAGGAGGATTTATCAATCCACAACATAACCAAGAATTATCGGAGTTATCCTATGTGCTGAGCAATAGCAACAAATTGATAACCAAACTCCGAGAATCTTATCGCGATCTGACTGGCATTGCCGCACTAAAAATATTGCACAATAACATCCTTGGTTATTACATTGAAGTGTCAGCAAATCATAAATTAACCTCGGACATATTCATTCACAGGCAAAGCTTAGCAAATAGCATGCGCTACACTACTAATGAATTGAAAGAACTGGAGAATAAGATTCTCACAGCACGTGACGCTGTAATCAGCTTAGAAATGAAAATTTTCAGTGAACTATGTGGTAAAATCGCTAAAGAATCTGAGAAGATTGCTCTTGCTGTAAATGCCTTGGCAAAGCTTGATATCCGAACTGCGTTTGCAGAGCTCGCAGTGCAAAATAATTACGTAAAACCCATTGTTGATAACAGCAAAGAATTCAATATCTGCAGCGGAAGACACCCAGTGGTTGAAGTTAACGATAAGTTTATCGCAAATAACATCAACTTAGCTGGTATACATCTAATCACTGGTCCTAATATGGCCGGAAAGAGCACTTTTCTAAGGCAAAACGCTCTCATCGCAATTTTAGCTCATATGGGGTCATTTGTGCCAGCAGATAGTGCACATATTGGTGTGATTGACAAGATATTCAGCAGGGTTGGTGCAACAGATAATATAACAGCTGGTTATTCCACTTTCATGGTAGAGATGATTGAAACAGCAACTATAATCAATCAGGCAACAGATCGTTCTTTGGTGATACTTGATGAAATTGGCAGAGGCACAGGGGTGTATGACGGTTTATCTATTGCTCAGGCAGTGATTGAACATATTCACAATGTAAACAAGTGCCGCGCCATTTTTGCAACTCATTATCATGAACTAACTAAAGTAAGCAAATACTTGAAGAACGTGAAATGTTTTTGTGTGAAGATAAAGGAATGGAACGGAGAGGTAATCTTTCTCCATGAAGTTGTTGAGGGTGTTGCAGATGAGTCATATGGAATACATGTAGCAAAACTCGCCGGCTTTCCTGATTCTGTACTAGAAAGAGCAAGTGAAGTGTTTGAGAAATTGAAGGCTTGA
- a CDS encoding phosphatidylglycerophosphatase: MEVFTSLEKVLGKIFPAKTVSSFLGVGYLPSWQNHWSSFLILLITNITLVLVYGIDFVLYKMPYSGIIMAAVFAKLAIVMLVLQLVGISIFHVQDPSANSGENIVIQIASGQVLTIALSMPAIMSIYYAISRLYGSICKEILQCPFWFNDFMHLFFFFIIPYAFFNVVEVIKPWPISIIQLGYNNAISITLEGIFYTFYAVILLYLTAFIFCDLTMHDAIALNKNIIQYTKESSTALSDYLHSTIKKIKIE; this comes from the coding sequence ATGGAAGTTTTTACATCCCTAGAAAAAGTGTTAGGTAAAATTTTTCCCGCTAAAACAGTGAGTTCTTTTTTAGGAGTAGGATATTTACCAAGTTGGCAGAATCATTGGTCTTCTTTTTTAATATTACTTATTACCAATATTACATTGGTTCTCGTATACGGAATTGATTTTGTACTGTATAAAATGCCATATTCAGGCATAATCATGGCTGCTGTTTTTGCAAAGTTAGCAATAGTTATGTTAGTACTGCAATTAGTTGGGATATCTATTTTCCATGTTCAAGATCCTTCAGCAAACAGTGGTGAAAATATAGTGATACAAATAGCGTCAGGACAGGTACTGACTATTGCGCTTTCGATGCCGGCAATAATGTCAATTTATTATGCTATAAGTAGGTTATATGGAAGTATATGTAAAGAGATACTTCAATGTCCTTTTTGGTTTAATGATTTTATGCACTTGTTCTTTTTCTTTATAATACCTTATGCGTTTTTTAATGTTGTGGAAGTGATAAAGCCTTGGCCAATAAGTATAATACAACTCGGTTATAACAATGCGATATCAATTACACTTGAGGGAATTTTTTATACATTTTATGCGGTAATTTTGCTGTATTTAACTGCGTTTATATTCTGCGATTTAACTATGCATGATGCAATTGCCCTAAATAAAAACATAATTCAATATACAAAAGAAAGTTCAACAGCCTTGAGTGACTATTTGCATAGCACTATCAAGAAAATAAAGATTGAATAG
- a CDS encoding glycine--tRNA ligase subunit alpha has protein sequence MDLQSIIKELQDFWTGEGCTIFHPYTSEVGAGTLHPATIMSAIDGRPTKIAYIQPVIRPADGRYGDNPNRLYQHHQYQVIIKPSGNDLQDVYLSSLKALGISTERYDIKFIEDDWENPSVGASGLGWEVTCNGMEVTQLTYIQQVGGIECRIIPGEVAYGLERLAMCIQGVDNVYDIIWNNTGVTYGDIFKQREYEFSHLALDYYDTKVVQQQFEDTEKLCKFLIEKELPVAAYDQCIKTSHLLNLLDARGVLGVNERTVYIGRVRELTKKCCELYMSK, from the coding sequence GTGGATCTACAAAGTATAATAAAAGAATTACAAGATTTTTGGACTGGTGAGGGATGTACTATATTTCATCCGTACACATCTGAAGTTGGAGCTGGAACGTTGCATCCTGCAACAATTATGTCAGCGATTGACGGAAGACCAACGAAAATTGCATATATACAACCAGTTATTAGGCCTGCGGATGGTCGCTATGGCGATAACCCTAATCGCTTATATCAACATCATCAATATCAAGTGATAATAAAGCCTTCTGGGAATGACTTGCAAGATGTCTATTTAAGTAGCTTAAAAGCTCTTGGCATATCCACAGAAAGATATGATATTAAATTTATTGAAGATGATTGGGAAAATCCAAGTGTTGGTGCATCAGGGCTCGGATGGGAGGTTACATGTAACGGAATGGAAGTAACACAACTTACTTATATACAGCAAGTAGGAGGTATTGAGTGTAGAATAATTCCTGGTGAAGTGGCATATGGGCTGGAACGTTTAGCGATGTGCATACAAGGTGTAGATAATGTTTACGATATAATTTGGAACAACACCGGCGTGACTTATGGGGATATTTTTAAACAAAGAGAGTATGAATTTTCTCACCTGGCGCTTGATTATTATGATACTAAAGTAGTACAGCAGCAATTTGAAGACACGGAAAAACTTTGTAAATTTCTTATTGAAAAAGAATTACCGGTAGCAGCTTACGACCAATGTATTAAAACCAGCCATCTACTTAATCTGCTTGATGCAAGAGGTGTGCTTGGTGTGAATGAGCGTACAGTGTATATTGGCAGAGTGAGAGAGCTAACAAAAAAATGTTGTGAGTTATATATGAGTAAGTAG
- the glyS gene encoding glycine--tRNA ligase subunit beta — MLSRLLFECLSEEIPSRMQNLAAAQVKGYITNAFNKNNIKFASVEVFITARRITLFVDGISVSELIDSNNEIKGPNVNASKSAIEGFLRKHQKNEEDLFVRRVNSVDFYFVKKDVCSFNIKAFLKNQLEEMLKNFSWPKSMRWGEGKEKWVRPIKNIVCILDAEVIPVSFAGVTACNATYGHRFLSSGTALTAETPEDYFELLEKNNVILQLDKRKQFILDQINKFTQERNLQLEKNDYLLNELTGLIEWPIVLFGEVNQEKSFGLPKEVILSIINTQQKYLALNNRKRISHFVTVVNVNNDEVIKGHERILEARLADAQFLISQDKKENLDHYVKKLDSMLFHAYLGSVGEKVKRIVALSKYIAIFVPHASLVKVERAAYLAKADLATLVVKEFPELQGIMGGYYASYFQEDEEIVEAITEHYKPIGAEQECSKSPTAIAVSIADKMDSLVGLVVAGEKISGSYDQFGLRRMAIGVIRTILENSLHAPIRLLIDKSISLYSGLAFARDTASVGQLNKLDEEQISELVLKFFLERFRIILKNVGIKQGIIDSILCKANVDDLLAAEKQAVILDRYLNTPEGEQILSTYKRVSNIVSRAEKNDNTTYSISYNKKFLIDSEEIALSSYTMAVCKSIKRAMKDGHFDTALDKLAGFAPLINRFMDSIKINCDSDKLRRNRLSLLASVISIFHSVACFNLIQAKQ; from the coding sequence ATGCTGTCACGGTTATTGTTTGAATGTCTTTCAGAAGAAATACCATCCAGAATGCAGAATTTGGCTGCAGCTCAAGTTAAGGGTTATATTACTAATGCTTTCAATAAAAATAATATAAAGTTTGCATCTGTAGAAGTTTTTATAACGGCACGTCGCATCACTCTTTTTGTTGATGGTATAAGTGTTTCAGAGCTGATAGATTCTAATAACGAAATTAAGGGACCGAATGTCAATGCGTCAAAGAGTGCCATTGAAGGTTTTTTAAGAAAACATCAAAAAAATGAAGAAGATTTGTTTGTGCGAAGAGTGAATAGTGTGGACTTTTACTTCGTTAAAAAGGATGTTTGCTCATTTAACATTAAAGCATTTCTAAAAAATCAGCTAGAAGAGATGTTAAAAAATTTCTCTTGGCCGAAGAGCATGAGGTGGGGTGAAGGCAAAGAGAAATGGGTTAGGCCAATTAAAAATATTGTATGTATTTTAGATGCTGAGGTAATACCTGTGTCTTTTGCAGGGGTCACAGCATGTAATGCAACATATGGTCATAGATTTCTCTCAAGTGGTACGGCACTCACTGCTGAAACACCTGAAGACTACTTTGAGTTGCTAGAAAAAAACAATGTCATTCTCCAACTAGACAAAAGAAAACAATTTATACTGGATCAGATCAATAAATTTACGCAAGAGCGGAATTTACAACTTGAAAAAAACGATTATCTATTGAATGAATTAACTGGGCTTATAGAGTGGCCAATCGTACTGTTTGGTGAAGTGAATCAAGAAAAGTCATTTGGATTACCGAAGGAAGTAATTCTTAGCATAATTAATACGCAGCAAAAATACCTTGCCTTAAATAATCGAAAGAGAATTTCACACTTTGTTACCGTTGTCAATGTTAACAATGACGAGGTGATCAAAGGGCACGAAAGAATATTGGAGGCGCGTCTTGCTGATGCCCAGTTTTTGATATCTCAGGACAAAAAGGAAAATCTTGATCATTATGTCAAAAAATTAGACTCAATGTTATTCCATGCTTATCTTGGTAGCGTTGGAGAAAAGGTAAAACGTATTGTAGCTCTCTCAAAGTATATAGCTATATTTGTTCCACATGCTTCGCTGGTTAAAGTTGAGCGCGCTGCGTATTTGGCAAAGGCAGATCTTGCAACATTGGTAGTGAAAGAATTTCCAGAATTACAAGGGATAATGGGTGGATATTATGCTTCTTACTTTCAAGAGGATGAAGAAATAGTAGAAGCTATAACAGAACATTACAAGCCAATTGGAGCAGAGCAAGAGTGTTCTAAATCTCCTACTGCAATTGCTGTATCCATTGCTGATAAGATGGATAGTTTGGTGGGATTAGTTGTAGCAGGTGAAAAGATCTCTGGTTCGTATGATCAGTTTGGTTTGCGGAGAATGGCTATCGGTGTAATTAGAACGATACTTGAAAATAGTTTGCATGCTCCAATTAGATTGTTAATAGACAAGTCGATATCTTTATATTCAGGACTTGCATTTGCTAGGGATACAGCATCAGTTGGTCAACTCAATAAGCTAGATGAAGAACAAATTTCAGAACTGGTGCTCAAATTTTTCTTGGAAAGATTTAGGATTATTTTAAAAAATGTAGGTATAAAACAAGGTATTATAGATTCAATATTGTGTAAAGCCAACGTTGATGATCTGCTTGCAGCAGAGAAGCAAGCTGTTATATTGGATCGTTATCTTAATACACCAGAAGGTGAGCAGATTCTCAGTACTTATAAGAGGGTAAGTAACATAGTCAGCAGAGCAGAAAAAAATGACAATACCACTTACAGTATATCTTATAATAAGAAGTTTTTGATTGATAGTGAAGAAATAGCACTATCAAGTTATACTATGGCTGTTTGTAAAAGCATTAAACGGGCAATGAAAGATGGTCACTTTGATACAGCACTGGATAAACTTGCTGGTTTTGCTCCGCTTATCAATCGATTTATGGACAGTATAAAGATTAACTGCGATTCTGATAAGCTGAGAAGAAATAGATTATCTTTACTTGCGAGTGTTATTTCCATCTTTCATTCAGTAGCATGTTTTAACCTTATACAAGCTAAACAATAA
- the uvrC gene encoding excinuclease ABC subunit UvrC, with protein MNVQAIKKQIELSPQSCGVYKMIGDKDKVLYIGKAKNLKSRLSSYLRYENLSERIKVMLSQVVEVKTFLTENEVDALLLEAQLIKSLKPPYNIVLKDGKSYPYITISKHDYPRIARYRSKFKKDEFYYYGPFPSADAVKQTILSLQKAFLLRVCSDRYFSSTKRPCLEYQVKRCSAPCVNKITKDDYCQSVKQARDTLLGRNNAVEKQLLSTMEKYSNEQNYELAAVYRDRVGFLKQIQMQPMDFSFEKDADFFSIVREGDLACIGVLSFRNKDNYGSTPYFVENCSDYPNDEILSTFLINLYNSANVPPVQIYVPGFVTGKEIVEQALRNVTQKPIKVLHAKNKKENNLLKFVCDNSQHSLEQKLTDYKSSLEKLKELSKVFSLPNVPKRVEVYDNSHISGNQQVGVMVVAGQEGFLKSEYRKFTIKEEISGDDYKMMREVLTRRFSGKIKDIIPDFLLIDGGPGHVSIVQNVLEILNINVPFACMAKGSYRNAGNERFYMPNGKEFTLASDSKVMLYLQLLRNEAHRFAVASHRKKRDKQFFTSSLSKITGIGSKRKSALMSHFGSVENISKASVTEIQNVAKIGKGLAEAVLKHLNHS; from the coding sequence GTGAATGTTCAGGCAATAAAAAAGCAAATCGAGTTGTCTCCACAGTCTTGTGGCGTATATAAGATGATAGGAGATAAGGATAAGGTTTTATACATTGGAAAAGCAAAAAACTTAAAATCTAGATTATCTAGCTATCTTAGATATGAAAACCTTTCTGAACGGATCAAGGTTATGCTTTCACAGGTTGTTGAGGTTAAGACCTTTCTCACTGAAAATGAAGTGGATGCACTGCTTCTCGAGGCGCAGTTAATAAAATCATTAAAGCCGCCTTATAATATTGTGCTCAAGGATGGAAAATCTTATCCTTATATAACAATTTCCAAGCACGATTATCCAAGAATAGCACGATACAGGAGCAAGTTTAAAAAGGATGAGTTTTACTATTATGGTCCCTTTCCATCTGCCGATGCTGTTAAGCAGACTATATTATCGTTGCAAAAAGCTTTCCTTTTGAGGGTATGTTCAGATCGATATTTTTCTTCAACAAAAAGACCATGTCTCGAGTATCAAGTTAAACGCTGCTCAGCACCGTGCGTGAATAAAATCACGAAAGATGACTACTGCCAATCAGTAAAACAGGCACGAGATACATTGCTTGGAAGAAACAATGCAGTAGAGAAACAGTTGCTTTCTACAATGGAAAAGTACAGTAATGAGCAGAACTATGAGCTTGCTGCTGTGTATAGAGATCGGGTAGGCTTTCTTAAGCAAATTCAGATGCAGCCAATGGATTTTTCTTTTGAAAAAGATGCGGATTTTTTCAGCATTGTACGTGAAGGAGATCTAGCATGCATTGGTGTATTATCGTTTAGAAATAAAGACAACTATGGAAGTACTCCTTACTTTGTTGAAAACTGTAGTGATTACCCAAATGATGAAATTTTATCCACCTTTTTGATCAATTTGTATAATTCAGCTAACGTACCTCCAGTACAAATTTATGTTCCTGGTTTTGTTACAGGCAAGGAGATCGTTGAACAGGCACTACGTAACGTTACTCAAAAACCAATAAAAGTTTTGCATGCAAAAAATAAAAAGGAAAATAATTTGTTGAAATTCGTTTGTGATAATTCTCAGCATAGCTTGGAGCAGAAGCTTACTGATTATAAAAGTAGTCTAGAAAAACTTAAAGAGCTTAGCAAAGTTTTCTCATTACCAAATGTTCCAAAGCGTGTCGAGGTTTATGATAATAGCCACATATCTGGAAATCAGCAAGTTGGTGTTATGGTTGTTGCTGGGCAGGAAGGCTTTTTAAAAAGTGAATACAGAAAATTTACTATAAAAGAAGAAATTTCGGGTGATGACTATAAAATGATGAGAGAAGTGCTGACCAGGCGTTTCTCCGGCAAGATAAAGGACATCATTCCTGATTTTCTATTGATTGATGGCGGGCCTGGGCATGTTTCCATAGTACAAAATGTATTAGAAATATTGAATATAAATGTTCCTTTCGCTTGCATGGCAAAGGGCTCCTATCGGAATGCCGGAAACGAAAGATTTTATATGCCAAATGGGAAAGAATTTACTCTAGCAAGTGACAGCAAAGTCATGCTTTATTTACAATTGCTGCGCAATGAGGCTCATCGTTTTGCAGTCGCTTCACATAGGAAAAAGCGTGATAAACAGTTTTTTACTTCATCGCTAAGTAAAATAACTGGTATTGGCAGCAAGAGGAAAAGTGCATTGATGTCTCATTTTGGTTCAGTGGAAAATATAAGCAAAGCTTCTGTAACTGAAATTCAGAACGTAGCTAAAATTGGTAAAGGGCTAGCAGAAGCTGTGCTTAAACACTTGAATCATAGCTAA